Proteins encoded in a region of the Acomys russatus chromosome 14, mAcoRus1.1, whole genome shotgun sequence genome:
- the Islr gene encoding immunoglobulin superfamily containing leucine-rich repeat protein, producing the protein MRALCLLCWAALLNRVQACPEPCDCGEKYGFQIADCAYRDLEGVPPGFPANVTTLSLSANRLPGLPEGAFREVPLLQSLWLAHNEIRSVAVGALAPLGHLKSLDLSHNLISEFAWSDLHNLSALQLLKMDSNELAFIPRDAFRNLHALRSLQLNHNRLHALAEGTFAPLTALSHLQINDNPFDCTCGIVWFKTWALASAVSIPEQDNIACTSPHVLKGTPLSRLPPLPCSAPSVQLSYQPSQDGAELRPGFVLALHCDVDGQPVPQLHWHIHTPGGTVEIASPNVGTDGRVLPGALTAGGRPRFQAFANGSLLIPDFGKLEEGTYSCLATNELGSAESSVNVALATPGEGGEDALGRKFHGKAVEGKGCYTVDNEVQPSGPEDNVVIIYLSRAGPPEAAIAAEGEPVQQLSGMLLLGQSLLVLFLACF; encoded by the coding sequence ATGCGGGCCCTGTGCCTGCTTTGCTGGGCTGCTCTCCTGAACCGGGTGCAAGCTTGTCCAGAGCCCTGTGACTGTGGGGAAAAGTATGGCTTCCAGATTGCAGACTGTGCCTACCGTGACCTAGAGGGTGTGCCACCGGGCTTCCCGGCCAACGTGACCACACTGAGCCTGTCAGCCAACAGGCTGCCAGGCCTGCCGGAGGGAGCCTTCAGGGAGGTGCCCCTACTGCAGTCCCTGTGGCTGGCACACAATGAGATCCGCTCGGTGGCTGTTGGTGCTCTGGCTCCTCTGGGCCATCTCAAGAGTCTGGACCTCAGTCACAACCTCATCTCTGAGTTTGCCTGGAGCGACCTGCACAACCTCAGTGCTCTGCAGTTGCTCAAGATGGACAGCAATGAGTTGGCCTTCATCCCCCGAGACGCTTTCCGCAACCTCCATGCCCTGCGGTCTCTGCAGCTCAATCACAATCGCCTGCACGCTTTGGCTGAGGGTACCTTCGCGCCACTCACCGCACTGTCCCACTTGCAGATCAATGACAACCCTTTTGACTGTACCTGTGGCATTGTATGGTTCAAGACATGGGCCCTGGCCTCAGCAGTGTCTATTCCAGAACAGGACAACATTGCCTGTACTTCACCCCACGTACTAAAGGGCACCCCACTGAGCCGCCTGCCACCCCTGCCCTGCTCAGCACCCTCAGTGCAACTAAGCTACCAGCCCAGCCAGGACGGAGCAGAGCTGCGGCCTGGCTTTGTGCTGGCACTCCACTGTGATGTAGATGGACAGCCAGTCCCCCAACTTCACTGGCATATTCACACCCCCGGTGGCACTGTGGAGATCGCCAGCCCTAATGTAGGCACTGATGGACGCGTCCTGCCTGGTGCTCTCACAGCCGGTGGGCGTCCACGCTTCCAGGCCTTTGCCAATGGCAGCCTGCTTATCCCTGACTTTGGTAAGCTGGAGGAGGGCACCTATAGCTGCCTGGCCACCAATGAGCTAGGCAGTGCTGAGAGCTCTGTGAACGTGGCGTTGGCCACTCCAGGTGAGGGGGGAGAGGATGCGCTGGGGCGCAAGTTCCATGGCAAAGCAGTGGAGGGCAAGGGCTGCTACACAGTTGACAATGAGGTACAGCCATCTGGACCTGAAGACAATGTGGTTATCATCTACCTCAGCCGTGCTGGGCCCCCAGAGGCTGCGATAGCGGCAGAAGGGGAGCCTGTGCAGCAGCTCTCGGGCATGCTCCTGCTAGGCCAAAGCCTGCTTGTTCTCTTCCTAGCCTGCTTTTAA